In a single window of the Paenibacillus sp. MMS20-IR301 genome:
- a CDS encoding response regulator, which yields MFNILVVDDEPLICKGLSSLLAASGLDIDHIYTASSGFEALDCIRMEEIDLLVTDIQMGAMSGIELMQHAKMTKPWVQTIVISAHETFQYAQMAVRLGAKDYLIKPLNSEQFLDSVRSVVLKLDKPSPELSTYMAGSPESFRLEEPLPEYSQLLNKLLTETAAVLGTEEGLHKLQELSLQGPFFAILKIKLPFPEGYREQKYTHRDHGLLRYAALNIAKELLDQEWNSTAFYSPDGEITVIIQWDERSYEESATGQVGRLDVLGRSLHFNIHRYLQLNAVIGISQILKGLSFIDVLNRQASKAILWNKEHVDHYVFYYGDFNWNNYAAEPSAEELHTHSNLIVQKAKEYIDENYAQKGLTIHEVAKKNHVSPNYLSYLFKKNTGHNLWEYVIKLRMEDSREMILNTDLRRYEIAERVGYESPEHFSKIFKKYYGISPSELKK from the coding sequence ATGTTCAACATACTGGTTGTTGATGATGAGCCGCTGATCTGCAAGGGGCTAAGCAGCCTGCTGGCAGCCTCGGGACTGGACATTGACCATATTTATACCGCCAGCAGCGGGTTTGAGGCGCTGGACTGCATCCGAATGGAGGAGATTGATCTGCTCGTCACGGACATCCAAATGGGCGCAATGAGCGGAATCGAGCTGATGCAGCATGCCAAAATGACCAAACCATGGGTTCAGACCATCGTCATCTCGGCGCATGAGACCTTCCAGTATGCGCAGATGGCGGTCCGGCTGGGGGCCAAGGATTATCTGATCAAACCGCTGAACAGCGAGCAGTTCCTTGATTCAGTAAGGAGTGTAGTCCTTAAGCTGGATAAGCCGTCACCTGAGCTGTCAACTTACATGGCCGGGAGCCCTGAAAGCTTCCGCCTGGAGGAGCCGCTGCCGGAGTACAGCCAGCTGCTGAACAAGCTGCTAACCGAGACGGCGGCAGTGCTGGGGACAGAAGAGGGGCTGCATAAGCTGCAGGAGCTGAGCCTGCAGGGGCCGTTCTTTGCCATACTCAAAATCAAGCTGCCCTTCCCGGAAGGATACCGCGAGCAGAAGTATACTCACCGTGACCACGGCCTGCTGCGCTATGCGGCATTGAATATTGCCAAGGAGCTGCTGGACCAGGAGTGGAACTCAACCGCATTCTATTCACCGGACGGCGAGATTACAGTGATTATCCAGTGGGATGAACGCAGCTATGAGGAATCGGCTACAGGCCAGGTAGGCAGGCTGGATGTACTGGGCCGCAGCCTGCACTTCAATATCCACCGTTATCTGCAGCTTAATGCGGTTATCGGCATCAGCCAGATTCTGAAAGGCCTCAGCTTCATCGATGTGCTGAACCGCCAGGCCTCGAAGGCCATTCTCTGGAACAAGGAGCATGTGGATCATTATGTATTCTACTACGGGGATTTCAACTGGAATAATTATGCTGCCGAGCCTTCCGCTGAAGAGCTGCATACGCACAGTAATCTGATTGTGCAGAAGGCGAAGGAATATATTGACGAGAATTACGCCCAGAAGGGCCTGACTATTCATGAGGTCGCGAAGAAAAATCACGTCAGCCCTAATTATTTAAGTTATCTGTTTAAGAAAAATACAGGCCATAACCTGTGGGAATATGTCATTAAGCTGCGGATGGAGGACAGCCGGGAGATGATCCTGAATACCGATCTGCGCCGGTATGAGATTGCCGAGCGGGTCGGGTATGAATCGCCGGAGCATTTCAGCAAGATTTTCAAAAAATATTACGGGATCAGCCCCAGCGAGCTGAAGAAGTAA
- a CDS encoding extracellular solute-binding protein has protein sequence MRKYSSVLACLLVAGSLLSACGGNNNGNKPAANGGEATNAPAATTAAEETTAPTEAPADDITQRKVTIKIHYPTPDLTEVRAQEDDRIKRFQEVYPNVEIVKDDWQYNVSEIGVKMAANEAPTFFNTYATEAKFLVEKGWVADITDLWNNYEFKDQINPVLQNQFIIDGKVYGVTQKGYVTTTMINKKMLDEKGVAVPPMDWTWDDMLNTAKGVADAKKGISGIAPMGKGNEAGWNWTNFLFEAGGEIQKIEGGKVVATFNSEAGVKALDFYKKLRWEAKAVPQDWALGWGDAVGAFQQGRTAMVMAGSDGVIEQALNQGGLKPADVLTYPMPAAEKGGKHTGVLGGDYLVINPNASKDEQEMAFRYITFDYFSDKGLDALDAILQQRKADGKYFIPPLLDYYAADSDFGKKTKAVYDKFSDIVYQYNPDIMALLDGKPEAQYNTQDYYATMSNVIQELFSKDGTDSKAQLDAAAKTVQEKFFDTIKVE, from the coding sequence ATGCGTAAATATTCCAGCGTACTAGCATGTCTCCTGGTGGCGGGATCGTTATTGTCCGCATGCGGCGGCAATAATAACGGGAACAAGCCGGCGGCAAACGGAGGAGAGGCGACTAATGCACCTGCGGCTACCACTGCGGCAGAAGAGACCACGGCTCCTACAGAGGCACCGGCAGATGATATCACCCAGAGAAAAGTAACGATCAAAATTCACTATCCTACCCCTGACCTTACCGAGGTAAGAGCGCAGGAGGATGACAGAATCAAACGCTTCCAGGAAGTCTATCCGAATGTAGAGATTGTCAAGGATGACTGGCAGTACAACGTAAGTGAAATCGGAGTGAAAATGGCTGCCAACGAAGCGCCAACCTTCTTCAATACGTATGCGACTGAAGCGAAATTCCTGGTGGAGAAGGGCTGGGTCGCTGATATTACCGATCTGTGGAACAATTATGAATTCAAGGATCAGATCAACCCTGTACTGCAGAACCAGTTCATTATTGACGGCAAGGTGTACGGCGTAACGCAAAAGGGTTATGTCACCACAACTATGATCAATAAGAAGATGCTCGATGAAAAAGGTGTAGCTGTCCCTCCAATGGACTGGACCTGGGATGATATGCTGAACACGGCTAAAGGTGTAGCAGATGCCAAGAAAGGCATCTCCGGTATTGCCCCGATGGGTAAAGGAAATGAAGCCGGCTGGAACTGGACCAACTTCCTGTTTGAGGCGGGCGGGGAAATCCAGAAGATTGAAGGCGGCAAGGTTGTAGCTACATTCAATTCGGAGGCCGGCGTGAAGGCGCTCGACTTCTACAAGAAGCTGAGATGGGAAGCGAAGGCTGTCCCTCAGGACTGGGCACTCGGCTGGGGTGACGCTGTAGGCGCCTTCCAGCAAGGACGTACTGCGATGGTAATGGCCGGATCTGACGGCGTTATCGAGCAGGCGCTCAACCAGGGCGGACTCAAGCCTGCGGACGTACTGACCTATCCAATGCCGGCTGCTGAAAAAGGCGGCAAGCATACCGGCGTCCTCGGCGGCGATTATCTCGTCATCAACCCGAACGCTTCCAAGGATGAGCAGGAAATGGCGTTCCGTTATATTACTTTCGATTATTTCTCTGATAAAGGCCTGGATGCGCTTGATGCGATTCTGCAGCAGCGCAAAGCGGACGGCAAGTATTTCATCCCGCCGCTTCTCGACTACTATGCTGCTGATTCTGATTTCGGCAAGAAGACCAAAGCCGTGTATGACAAGTTCTCCGACATTGTATATCAGTACAATCCGGACATCATGGCTCTCCTGGACGGCAAGCCTGAAGCGCAGTACAACACTCAGGACTACTATGCAACCATGTCCAACGTAATCCAGGAGCTGTTCTCCAAGGATGGTACGGATTCCAAGGCCCAGCTCGATGCTGCAGCCAAAACCGTACAGGAGAAGTTCTTCGACACGATCAAGGTAGAGTAG
- a CDS encoding carbohydrate ABC transporter permease, with the protein MKSAERGILSEHDLKKTGNKIVYGIMIFFILLMVFSMLYPILMTMFNGLKSNVEVNSFPPHFFPQEWHFGNLKDALNYIDLLMFLRNTLYIFVGNMAATLIVLGLASFSISRMNVPFRRGFYFFFLMTLFIPATSYMIPNFVNLKELGLLNQYAAFWLPAGANTFFFLLLKNFFDGIHPEILEAARIDGASEPRSFFTIAVPLSIPIFATLAIFIFSTAWNDWFWPSLVMHSEEKYTLATAIYKYVINVKALNTNIKFAILFLVSLPPILVFLVFQKFIMRGVSLSAVKG; encoded by the coding sequence ATGAAGAGCGCAGAAAGAGGCATTCTGTCGGAGCATGATCTTAAGAAAACCGGCAACAAAATCGTATACGGAATCATGATATTTTTCATTCTTCTGATGGTCTTCAGCATGCTGTACCCGATCCTCATGACGATGTTCAACGGGCTGAAATCCAATGTCGAGGTCAATTCCTTCCCGCCGCATTTCTTCCCGCAGGAATGGCATTTCGGCAATCTTAAGGATGCGCTGAATTATATTGATCTGCTGATGTTCCTGAGAAACACATTATATATCTTTGTAGGAAATATGGCGGCGACCCTGATCGTGCTGGGACTGGCTTCTTTCAGCATCTCGCGGATGAATGTGCCGTTCCGGCGGGGCTTCTACTTCTTCTTCCTGATGACATTGTTTATTCCCGCTACAAGCTACATGATCCCGAACTTTGTCAACCTTAAGGAGCTGGGGCTGCTGAACCAGTATGCGGCCTTCTGGCTGCCGGCGGGGGCGAATACGTTCTTCTTCCTGCTGCTTAAGAACTTCTTCGACGGAATTCATCCGGAGATCCTGGAAGCCGCGCGGATTGACGGGGCCTCTGAACCAAGAAGCTTCTTCACCATCGCTGTTCCGCTGTCTATTCCGATTTTTGCGACGCTGGCAATCTTTATCTTTTCCACTGCCTGGAACGACTGGTTCTGGCCGTCGCTTGTCATGCACAGTGAGGAGAAATATACGCTTGCAACAGCTATCTATAAGTATGTCATTAATGTAAAAGCGCTGAACACGAACATCAAATTTGCCATTCTGTTCCTTGTGTCGCTGCCGCCGATTCTGGTGTTCCTGGTCTTCCAGAAGTTTATTATGCGCGGAGTATCGTTGTCGGCGGTTAAGGGATGA
- a CDS encoding sugar ABC transporter permease: MNQSAALHDHPPAELERKPYKQNRWKKNLWGFLFLVPAIVIFIMFMWVPIFKGFLYSFYTVDFVKGNTFVGMDNYARALTDPDVLIAVKNTLYYMLLCLVIGFWVPIAFAIAISELRKFGGFVRVAAYLPYVMPAVVLYGLWRWLYDPVGPINALIGSTGAEQIAFLTDTRWSMISLVFMETWQQFGSGMLIYLAAVLSIPRDWYEAAEIDGAGVWARIRHITLPSLRNLILLMLILQVIATSQGYQSQMALLDGGPNNATLTYALLIVKYAFTRLDYGTATALGMLMFVVLGGLGILQFKLNKEDN; encoded by the coding sequence ATGAACCAGTCTGCTGCGTTACACGATCACCCGCCGGCGGAGCTTGAGCGCAAGCCGTACAAGCAAAACCGCTGGAAAAAGAATTTATGGGGCTTTCTGTTCCTCGTCCCCGCGATTGTCATCTTCATTATGTTCATGTGGGTCCCTATCTTCAAAGGGTTCCTGTATAGCTTCTACACGGTGGATTTCGTCAAAGGAAATACCTTCGTCGGCATGGACAACTATGCCAGAGCCCTTACTGACCCGGATGTACTGATTGCGGTGAAAAACACCCTGTACTACATGCTGCTCTGCCTTGTAATCGGCTTCTGGGTTCCGATAGCCTTCGCCATCGCGATCTCCGAGCTGCGGAAATTCGGCGGATTCGTCCGGGTGGCTGCATATCTGCCGTATGTTATGCCCGCTGTTGTGCTCTACGGGTTATGGAGATGGCTCTACGATCCGGTCGGACCGATCAATGCCCTGATTGGCAGCACAGGGGCGGAACAGATCGCCTTCCTCACGGATACGAGGTGGTCGATGATCTCACTGGTCTTCATGGAGACCTGGCAGCAGTTCGGGTCGGGGATGCTGATCTACCTGGCTGCCGTGCTCAGTATTCCGCGGGACTGGTATGAAGCCGCCGAAATTGACGGCGCCGGCGTCTGGGCGCGCATCCGCCATATTACGCTGCCGTCGCTGCGCAATCTGATTCTGCTGATGCTGATTCTGCAGGTGATTGCCACCTCGCAGGGATATCAGTCGCAGATGGCGCTCCTGGACGGCGGTCCGAACAATGCGACGCTGACCTATGCGCTGCTCATTGTGAAGTATGCTTTTACAAGACTGGATTATGGTACGGCTACTGCGCTGGGGATGCTGATGTTCGTTGTTCTGGGCGGTTTGGGCATTTTACAGTTCAAGCTTAACAAGGAGGACAACTAG